From the Exiguobacterium marinum DSM 16307 genome, the window AATATTATTCGCAAGTAAGATCGCACCGATTAATAATGCCATCGGAAACGATACGAGTAATAACTCCGTCGTCACCGTATTGATTTGGATGAAACCGGCGATTCCAATAATGACATAGCCCATGAATAGACCTGCGACGAGCTCCCCGAACGGTGTATAGGCGATCGGCAATGGGCCCCCGGTATACAAGTAGCCGACGAGCATGGACAACGCACCAATCCATAGCAAATGCCAGCTCGTGGATGCGGCAATATATAACCCGAGTAACGCTGAGACAGCATACATGCTAAGGGCAATCGTCAATACCTGTTTCGGCGTAAATCCATCACGAACGATTGAGCCACCAATCCCGATCGATCCTTCATGGTCGAGCCCACGCTTATAATCATAATACTCGTTAAATAAGTTCGTTGCGATTTGAATGAGGACAGACGCCACTAACATCGCAAGAAAAAGTCCCCACTTCAGCTCGGTTTGATTGAGGACGATGAACGTCCCGAGCAAGACCGGAATAAAGCTTGCTGTCAGGGTATGCGGGCGAATCATTCGCCAATATGCCCATTTTGATTTCTGTTTCATTTACTTCCCTCCCTTCGTTAGTTTACGTCTCGAGGAAAAAATCTGTCAACGCCAGCCTACAATCTCATTTTCCGAATAATTTTCCGAGCATTTCATAGGCAGGTCGATTGCAAACTCATGATACACTAAAAAGTGAGAATTCTATCGGATTGAGGAGGCTTTTCTTTTATGCCAGATACTCAAACACATATAAAACAACGAATTGAACAAGCCCATAAACGGGCGCGAGCTTGGCAACGTCCAGTCCTCGCTTCATACACCTGGGAGATTACAGCGTTCGATGCTTTTGAAATCATTCAGAACACCGATACGTCCCACTACTATTTCATGACACCGGACCGCACGCTTGAGATGCTCGGTTGCGGAGATGCGCTTGTCTTAAGTGCTTCTGGACCAGAACGGTTTCAACGCTTGCAGTACGATTGGAGTTTACACCGACGAGACGTTGACGCCAAAATCTATGCATTCGCCGGATTTTCATTTGACACATTCATGCGTCCACAAAAAAGTATGTGGGATGCCTTTGGGGAGGCATCTCTCGTCGTTCCAAAATTTTTATACCGTCGTTATAAAAACCGATATACGTTGACAGTCGCCACCCTCGTTTCTTCAAAGCAGTCGGTTGAACAGTACTTGATTCAGTTGGCGGATCAGTTGGCCCAGTTCAGTTCACTTCATCCGACAAAGGAAGCGACACCGTCCTATTCGAAAGTGAAGGATGGCATCGATCACTTCAAGTCGAGTTTCCAACAGGCGAAACAGTTGATTGAAGAAGAACGGGTCGAAAAAATCGTGATCGCGCGCGAAGAAATCTATCAGCGTTCCGATGATGCGTTCCCATTCAGTAAAAGCTTGAAGCATTTGGCAGACCATCAAGAATCAAGTTATATCTACTTATACCAACCAAAACGTGACATCGGTTTCTTTGGCGCGACACCCGAACGACTAATACAAAAAGAAGGTATGCAACTGCATACTGCGGCCATCGCTGGCACAATCAAGCGTCCTGACACAGAAATTGAAAGCGACCTCGCGAAGGAACAGTTGCTGAACGATGCAAAAAATCGCGAAGAACATCAAATTGTCGTAAAAGATATAAAACAAGCACTGACACCGTACACCGCACCAATTCAAACGAACGAAACTCCACAAATTTTGGCGAATCGCTCGGTGTTCCACTTGCATACTCCAATCCAGGTGACACTTGAAACTAACGCCTCATTGCTGTCGTTAGCAGAATCATTACACCCAACACCAGCACTTGGTGGCTCACCGAAGCGGACATCGGTCCAATTGCTTCGTGAAATTGAACGGTTCGACCGCGGATGGTATGGTTCTCCATTTGGTTGGATTGACAACGAAGGTGATGGCGAATTTGTCGTCGCGATTCGTTCAGCACTCGTTCAGCATCAATTCGTCGCACTCTATGCAGGATGCGGCATCGTCAAAGACTCTGCGCTCGAGCAAGAGCTCGAAGAAACTGAAATGAAAATGAGTCCAATCAAACAAGCACTGCAGTTTGATTCGCACGATTAAGGAGGCACCCTACATGAATAAGATGTTGACCGATTGGGTAGCATCCATGGTGAATCGACTTGTAGAATCCGGCGTGACGGATGTCGTCATCAGTCCAGGCTCTCGTTCGACTCCACTCGCGATGGCGGCTTATCTACATCCACATATCCGTCATCATATTATCGTCGACGAGCGTTCTGCAGGATTTTTTGCGCTCGGATTGACACGTTCCACAGCAACCATTCGTCCCGTCGCATTGATCTGCACGAGTGGGACTGCTGCGACAAACTACTACTCGGCTGTGACGGAAGCGTTTATATCACAGTTGCCACTCGTCGTACTGACGACCGACCGACCACATGAATTGCGGAATGTCGGGGCACCACAAGCAATCAATCAAGTCCGTCTCTACGGAGAACAAGTGAAGACGAGCGTTGATTTGCCCGTTCCTGAAGAAATAACGTTATCGTTCATGCAACAAACGGTTACCCGCTTCACGACTCTAGCGATGCAGGCGCCGATGGGACCCGTTCATTTGAATGTACCGTTCCGGGAGCCTCTTCTTCCGGACCTCGAGTCATTGAAGCAGATGCTGACGGCAGATCCTGCCATGTCCGAAAGACAGCGCATTCGGCCGACAAAAGCAGACAAAGATATTTTCTCGGAATGCACAAGTCACAAACAGCTTGCCTTCGTCGTCGGACCTTACACCCCGACATCTTGGCAAAAGCCTATTGTTGAATTTGCTTCCGAACGACATATCCCGATCTTTGCCGATCCACTCAGCGGCATGCGGCGTTTCGACGACGTCTTGACCAACTATGACACATGGCTCGCAAGTGAGCATCGAGCTGATTGGCTGCCTGAGGTGTTCGTCCGTTTCGGGGCCGCACCTGTTTCAAAGCGATTCAATCAATGGATGGCCATGGCGGACCAACTCGTCATCGATGAGCCAGGCTCTTATCGCGACCCAAGTAGCCGTGCCACCATCTGTTACGGAGACGCACTCGATTTCCTACCGCTCATCGCATCCACAACCGAACCTCGGTATCTTGAGCGTTTACGCTTTTTTGAAGAGATTGCCGAGTCTGCAAAATCGTCACTTCAAGGTGAAGCGGAATTGACGAAACGATTGCTCGATACATCGATTGAGCGTCTATTCGTCAGTAACAGCATGCCGATTCGAGATGTGGATACGACACTTTCTGCCGGCACGAACAAACACGTTCTCGCCAACCGAGGCGCAAACGGGATCGATGGTGTGTTATCCACTGCACTCGGAAGCAGTTATGATACGTCTCACGGCGCTCTATTGGTTGGTGATTTGGCATTCTATCACGATAGCAACGCCTTGCAACTGTTAAAGCATCATCCCGGAAAGTTTTCCGTCGTGATTGCAAACAATAATGGTGGAGGAATTTTCTCCTTCCTACCGCAAGCTTCAGTCGACACACAGTTGTTCGAAGATTTGTTCGGGACACCGCTCGATTTAAACATCCGTGGCTTCGCTGACACCTATGGCTTATCCTATCGTCTAATTGAACGACCAGATGAAATTCAAGAAGCGATTGAAGATGGCGTTCATTTAATCGAATTCCCATCGAATCGCGAGGAGAATGTGATAGCTCATCGGGATTGGACCCAATCTGTCTGCGATCGTCTCATTACGGAGAACGAGTCATGAACATCGATTTACGTGGCGTACGTTATGAAGTGATTCATCGCGGCGAGGGAAGACCGGTATTATTTTTACATGGATTCACCGGAAACGCCCATTGGATTGATTCGCTCCCTGCGTTACCGATTCGTCTTGTGTCACCGTCGCTCCTTCAACATGGTGCAACTGAATACCCTTCCGTCAATCGTTCGACGATGAGTCAGCAAATTAAAGATTTGTCCCACTTACTGGATACGGACGACCGCCCTTGGACAGTCGTTGGCTATTCACTCGGTGGGAGAATCGCATTGACACTCGCCGCATGTGACAAGCGCGTCGAACATGTCATCGGGATCAGTACGACTCCTGGTCTTTTATCCTCTAAAGAGCGGACCTCACGTCGACGCCAAGACGCAGAACTGGCTCACTTTATCGAAACCGAAGGACTCGTTGCTTTCGTCAAACGATGGGAGAACCTTCCGCTTTGGAGACAAACAGAAGAGATGAAGCGTTCGCTCAGACAGGATCGACTCGCACAACATCCCGGTGCTCTTGCAGACAGTTTGCGGGCCATCGGAACGGGTCATATGCCCTCGTTATGGGGAAAGCTACACCATCTACCACGCACTGACTTGATTGTCGGAGCAGAAGATCTCAAGTTCAAAGCCATCGCAAGACACATGCAGGAAGAGCGGTCCGATATTAAAATCTATGAAATTTCAAACGCAGGGCATGCTCCTCATATCGAGAATGCATCAGAGTTTGGTACAATAATAAAGAAATTGATTTTAGGGGGTATTTAAAATGGAATCAGTAGCGAACTGGACATCGGTCCGTACGTATGAAGACATTAAATATGAAACGTGGAACGGAATTGCCAAAATTACGATCAACCGTCCAGAGGTGCGCAACGCGTTCCGTCCGTTGACGGTCAATGAATTGATTGATGCATTCGCACGCGCTCGTGACGATAAAGAAGTCGGCGTCATCATCTTGACAGGTGAAGGCGAAAAGGCATTCTGTTCAGGTGGAGACCAAAAAGTTCGTGGACACGGCGGATACGTCGGAGAAGATGAAATCCCACGCTTGAACGTCCTCGACCTTCAACGCTTGATTCGTGTCATTCCAAAACCGGTCATCGCCATGGTCGCAGGTTTCGCAATTGGCGGAGGACATGTCCTTCACGTCGTCTGTGACTTGACGATTGCAGCGGACAACGCTCGCTTCGGACAAACAGGTCCTAAAGTCGGTTCGTTCGATGCAGGATACGGTTCTGGATACTTGGCACGGATCATCGGTCATAAGAAAGCTCGTGAAATCTGGTATCTTTGCCGTCAATATGATGCACAAGAAGCACTCGAGATGGGCCTCGTCAACACGGTCGTCCCACTCGAGCAACTCGAAGCAGAAACAGTCAAATGGTGTCAAGAAATCTTACAACACTCACCGACTGCACTTCGCTTCTTGAAAGCAGCGATGAACGCAGATACAGACGGTCTTGCTGGACTTCAGCAACTCGCTGGAGACGCAACGCTTCTCTACTACACAACAGATGAAGCAAAAGAAGGACGCGACGCGTTCAAAGAAAAACGTGATCCTGACTTCGGTCAATTCCCACGTTTCCCTTAATTTTTTGAGAGAGTAGCGATGTCGCTACTCTTTTTTTGGAGGTGACAGCTATGTATGAATGGATTCGTAAACACTCGGCGTCACACCTCGCACTCGTGACGTCTGAAAATCGACTGACGTGGGAATCGTTACGTACCGAGAGCCTTCAACTTGCCCAATTCATCCATGAACAGACATCTACTGCCGAACGGATTGGCATATTCGCTAAAAACAGCAAAGACTATGTCATCGCCATCCACGCGGTGCATCTGCTCGGTAAAGTATTGGTCCCGTTGAATACACGGCTAACCGAGGAGGAAGTACGTATTCAGTTACAAACAGCGAAAGTGGACCTCCTTCTCGTAGACGAAGAAATCGATTTGTCCGTCACCCAACTTCTGATCACACATCGGGCCACTTCATGTTTCACCGTGACACATGAGTGGAAAGGAGATGAAACCATGTCTCTTATGTTCACTTCCGGTACGACGGGGCGGGCTAAAGCGGTAAAGCAGACGTACGGGAATCATCTCGCTAGTGCGCGGGCCGCTGAAGCACATTTGGACTATCGAGCAACAGACCATATGCTCGCGGTGACCCCACTCTTTCATATGAGCGGACTCTCTCAAGTGTATCGGAGTGCCATCATCGGTTCGACGCTCTATGTCGAGCCACGTTTTGATGTCGATCGAACACTTCATATCATCGAGACAGAAAGAATCACCCAACTGTCGCTCGTCTCGATTATGCTGCAACGACTACTCGATGCCGGCTTAGAGAAACACCAGCTTCGCACATTACTCGTCGGAGGTGGACCAGTCCCTCGCTCATTACTAGAAGAAGCAGAACGACGGCAACTACCAATCGCCCAGACATATGGGATGACGGAGACGTGCTCTCAAGTCGCCACGTTGCTTCCGAGCGAAGCACTCTCGCATATCGGTTCGAGCGGTCAGGCAATCGCCCCAACTAGTATTCGAATCAATGTGGACGGCGAGATTGAGGTAAAAGGTCCGACGGTGACGAGCGGATACTTCGAACAACCTGAATCAGACGTCTGGACATCAGACGGTTACTGGAAAACGGGCGACCTCGGCACGATGAAGGATGGCTATTTATATGTACACGATCGCCGAAGCGACCTCATTCTTTCAGGTGGTGAAAATGTATATCCGGCCGAAATCGAGGCCGTGATGTTACGATGTGCCGGCGTTCAAGATGTCGGAGTCACAAAACAATCGCATCCGACCTGGGGAGAGGTCCCGCTCGCCTTCGTCGTCGGCTCCTATGCCCCCGCAGAGATGAAGGCAGTTCTCGATTCCCAGTTAGCTAGATATAAACACCCGATTGCGATTTATCACGCACAGGAACTACCACGAAACGCGAACGGAAAACTAATGCGCCATCGCTTAAAGGAGTTACTGCCATGATTAAACGTGCTGACCTTTCCATTGTTCCCTTGACGTTTAAACACCCAATCGTGACGGCACACGCCGTCTTATCCGTCAGACGAACGCTTATCCTCCGCCTAGAGACCGTAGACGGTATCGTTGGATACGGTGAAGGTGTCGCTTTTGAGACACCTTGGTACACGGAAGAAACAACCCAATCCATGGTGGATACGTCTAAACTCATTCTCGATTTACTGAAAAGGGAGACGGTCACGACGGACGTGTTTCCGAACTTGGTCTCGTCCATCATCGGTCAGCGAATGGCAAAGGCGATGTGGGAAAGTGCACTCTGGGAGATTGAAGCGGCACGCGCGAACAAATCACTCAAGTCATACATGAACGCAGGAGATTCTGTTTCTTGCGGACGAACAATCGGAATTGGCTTACTGAACCAAACGATGAAATCCATTGAGACGGCATTGGATGACGGATTCGAACGAATCAAATTAAAAGCATCTCCTAATGAACTACTTCCTGCTCTGCGTGAGATTCGTGCGGTCTTCCCCGACGCACCACTCATGATTGACTTGAACGGAAGCGCGTCCGATCAACCGATAGAATGGTTCGAACAACTCGATGCCCATCGGTTATTGATGATCGAACAGCCATACCCGAGCCGACAGTTCGCGAAATCAGCGGCTCTCCAAGCAAAACTCACGACCCCCATTTGTCTCGACGAGTCCATCACGTCTTATGATGACGTGGAAACGATGACACAGCTCGGTGCAGGAAAAATCGTCAACATTAAACCCGCACGTGTCGGCGGTCTAAGCGAGGCGCTCCACATCCGACAATATGGTGCGCCATACTGGGTCGGCGGAATGTATGAATCCGGTATTGGAAGATATCATACACTCTTGTTCGCTTCGCTAAGCGGCGCGAGCTTCCCCGCAGATATGTCGGGAACGAGTGCCTATTTTGAACAAGATTTGCTCGATACACCACTTGAAGTGGAAAATGGAAAGTTGATTCTCCCAGATTCGGTACAACCGAACTGGGCTGTGATTGAACAGATGCGAGAAGAAACAATTTCATTACAAGCTTGAACTCCCCCCTACGCTTCGCTTAGAAGTGGGAGTATTCTCGCCTAATTTTGATAAAAAAAGGTGTGGTTCGCATGAACCACACCTTTTACTTAACGGAACGATCCCGTTAACACTTCATACCCATCTTCTGTGACAACGACCGTATGCTCGAACTGCGAAACAAGACTCTTGTTCGGCGTAAAGAGCGTCCAGCCGTCCTCTTCCGACTGATAGACAACTTCGTCTTTCGTGGAGATGAACGTCTCTACCGCAATGACTTGCCCAGCTTTTAAGAGTTGATTCTCCTCACGACTGTAGTAGTTCGAAATGGTCTCCGGCTCCCCATGTAACGTCCGACCAAGACCGTGTCCAGCCAAGTTACGGATAACGGTGAACCCGTTCTTTCTCGCATCCGCATAAATCGCCTTACCGATTTGATTGACTTTCACGCCCGCCTTCACTTTACCAAGTCCAGCTTCTAGCGATGTCAATGATACCTCTACCAAACGTTCGTGCTGAGGTGATTTCGCAGTCCCGGCAATGACCGTACGACCTGTATCGGCATAATAGCCATCCTTCACAGCCGAAACGTCAACGTTAACGATATCGCCTTCTTGAATGACCTCTTCCCCAGGAATCCCATGGGCGGCGACGTCATTGAGTGAGATACACGTGTACCCTGGGAACTCATACATCGTAATCGGCGCAGAAGCTGCACCTTCTTCTTCTAAAATCCGTTGCCCAATTGCATCTAATTCTTTTGTCGTCATACCCGGTTTGACTGCTTTTGCCATCTCGTCTCGCGCAAGTGCAACGATTCGACCGATTTCGCGTAATGCATCATAATCATAATCTAACATCTGTTGTTCTTCCTTTCAGTCTAATAATCGATTCTGATATAAGTAGTCTTCTGACAAGTCAGCGAATAAGAACATGCCATCTGGTAGTGGATAACTGAATGTGCGCGTCACTTCATTCGAACTAAAATCACGATAGTCATCAGATAAATAACCACGTCCTCGAACATCCATCGCAGCCATCGTCTGAATAAAATACGGTCGGAAACTCCAGTTATACC encodes:
- the map gene encoding type I methionyl aminopeptidase, whose product is MLDYDYDALREIGRIVALARDEMAKAVKPGMTTKELDAIGQRILEEEGAASAPITMYEFPGYTCISLNDVAAHGIPGEEVIQEGDIVNVDVSAVKDGYYADTGRTVIAGTAKSPQHERLVEVSLTSLEAGLGKVKAGVKVNQIGKAIYADARKNGFTVIRNLAGHGLGRTLHGEPETISNYYSREENQLLKAGQVIAVETFISTKDEVVYQSEEDGWTLFTPNKSLVSQFEHTVVVTEDGYEVLTGSFR
- a CDS encoding alpha/beta fold hydrolase: MNIDLRGVRYEVIHRGEGRPVLFLHGFTGNAHWIDSLPALPIRLVSPSLLQHGATEYPSVNRSTMSQQIKDLSHLLDTDDRPWTVVGYSLGGRIALTLAACDKRVEHVIGISTTPGLLSSKERTSRRRQDAELAHFIETEGLVAFVKRWENLPLWRQTEEMKRSLRQDRLAQHPGALADSLRAIGTGHMPSLWGKLHHLPRTDLIVGAEDLKFKAIARHMQEERSDIKIYEISNAGHAPHIENASEFGTIIKKLILGGI
- the menC gene encoding o-succinylbenzoate synthase — encoded protein: MIKRADLSIVPLTFKHPIVTAHAVLSVRRTLILRLETVDGIVGYGEGVAFETPWYTEETTQSMVDTSKLILDLLKRETVTTDVFPNLVSSIIGQRMAKAMWESALWEIEAARANKSLKSYMNAGDSVSCGRTIGIGLLNQTMKSIETALDDGFERIKLKASPNELLPALREIRAVFPDAPLMIDLNGSASDQPIEWFEQLDAHRLLMIEQPYPSRQFAKSAALQAKLTTPICLDESITSYDDVETMTQLGAGKIVNIKPARVGGLSEALHIRQYGAPYWVGGMYESGIGRYHTLLFASLSGASFPADMSGTSAYFEQDLLDTPLEVENGKLILPDSVQPNWAVIEQMREETISLQA
- a CDS encoding 1,4-dihydroxy-2-naphthoate polyprenyltransferase; the encoded protein is MKQKSKWAYWRMIRPHTLTASFIPVLLGTFIVLNQTELKWGLFLAMLVASVLIQIATNLFNEYYDYKRGLDHEGSIGIGGSIVRDGFTPKQVLTIALSMYAVSALLGLYIAASTSWHLLWIGALSMLVGYLYTGGPLPIAYTPFGELVAGLFMGYVIIGIAGFIQINTVTTELLLVSFPMALLIGAILLANNIRDLDNDKENGRKTIACLVGHRRAVYVLAMFFIAALVGIIVAVVYYGVTPWVLLSLFTVPVMVQAIKQFWPKAEPAALMPAMAMTAKVNTLFGAWMVVGLIVSRFVM
- the menE gene encoding o-succinylbenzoate--CoA ligase; this translates as MYEWIRKHSASHLALVTSENRLTWESLRTESLQLAQFIHEQTSTAERIGIFAKNSKDYVIAIHAVHLLGKVLVPLNTRLTEEEVRIQLQTAKVDLLLVDEEIDLSVTQLLITHRATSCFTVTHEWKGDETMSLMFTSGTTGRAKAVKQTYGNHLASARAAEAHLDYRATDHMLAVTPLFHMSGLSQVYRSAIIGSTLYVEPRFDVDRTLHIIETERITQLSLVSIMLQRLLDAGLEKHQLRTLLVGGGPVPRSLLEEAERRQLPIAQTYGMTETCSQVATLLPSEALSHIGSSGQAIAPTSIRINVDGEIEVKGPTVTSGYFEQPESDVWTSDGYWKTGDLGTMKDGYLYVHDRRSDLILSGGENVYPAEIEAVMLRCAGVQDVGVTKQSHPTWGEVPLAFVVGSYAPAEMKAVLDSQLARYKHPIAIYHAQELPRNANGKLMRHRLKELLP
- the menB gene encoding 1,4-dihydroxy-2-naphthoyl-CoA synthase translates to MESVANWTSVRTYEDIKYETWNGIAKITINRPEVRNAFRPLTVNELIDAFARARDDKEVGVIILTGEGEKAFCSGGDQKVRGHGGYVGEDEIPRLNVLDLQRLIRVIPKPVIAMVAGFAIGGGHVLHVVCDLTIAADNARFGQTGPKVGSFDAGYGSGYLARIIGHKKAREIWYLCRQYDAQEALEMGLVNTVVPLEQLEAETVKWCQEILQHSPTALRFLKAAMNADTDGLAGLQQLAGDATLLYYTTDEAKEGRDAFKEKRDPDFGQFPRFP
- a CDS encoding isochorismate synthase yields the protein MPDTQTHIKQRIEQAHKRARAWQRPVLASYTWEITAFDAFEIIQNTDTSHYYFMTPDRTLEMLGCGDALVLSASGPERFQRLQYDWSLHRRDVDAKIYAFAGFSFDTFMRPQKSMWDAFGEASLVVPKFLYRRYKNRYTLTVATLVSSKQSVEQYLIQLADQLAQFSSLHPTKEATPSYSKVKDGIDHFKSSFQQAKQLIEEERVEKIVIAREEIYQRSDDAFPFSKSLKHLADHQESSYIYLYQPKRDIGFFGATPERLIQKEGMQLHTAAIAGTIKRPDTEIESDLAKEQLLNDAKNREEHQIVVKDIKQALTPYTAPIQTNETPQILANRSVFHLHTPIQVTLETNASLLSLAESLHPTPALGGSPKRTSVQLLREIERFDRGWYGSPFGWIDNEGDGEFVVAIRSALVQHQFVALYAGCGIVKDSALEQELEETEMKMSPIKQALQFDSHD
- the menD gene encoding 2-succinyl-5-enolpyruvyl-6-hydroxy-3-cyclohexene-1-carboxylic-acid synthase: MNKMLTDWVASMVNRLVESGVTDVVISPGSRSTPLAMAAYLHPHIRHHIIVDERSAGFFALGLTRSTATIRPVALICTSGTAATNYYSAVTEAFISQLPLVVLTTDRPHELRNVGAPQAINQVRLYGEQVKTSVDLPVPEEITLSFMQQTVTRFTTLAMQAPMGPVHLNVPFREPLLPDLESLKQMLTADPAMSERQRIRPTKADKDIFSECTSHKQLAFVVGPYTPTSWQKPIVEFASERHIPIFADPLSGMRRFDDVLTNYDTWLASEHRADWLPEVFVRFGAAPVSKRFNQWMAMADQLVIDEPGSYRDPSSRATICYGDALDFLPLIASTTEPRYLERLRFFEEIAESAKSSLQGEAELTKRLLDTSIERLFVSNSMPIRDVDTTLSAGTNKHVLANRGANGIDGVLSTALGSSYDTSHGALLVGDLAFYHDSNALQLLKHHPGKFSVVIANNNGGGIFSFLPQASVDTQLFEDLFGTPLDLNIRGFADTYGLSYRLIERPDEIQEAIEDGVHLIEFPSNREENVIAHRDWTQSVCDRLITENES